CTGTGACCAGTGATATAACCTGCAACCCCTGGGTGGCTCTGTGACCCGGGGTCTTCCCCTGCATAGGGAGAAGTGAATTCAAACGGTGCTGGAAGGGCCACGGGGCCTGCCGGCCTTACTGCACGAAGTACGAAACCTACATGCACCTGTGCCCGGATGCCTCCCTGTGCTGTCTCCCCTATGGACTTAAGCCTCTGGCCTCCAAGCCTGAAAATGTTTAGCTGGTTCTGGGGCTGACATCCTTGCTCTCCAATAAAACACAAGCTGCCAGCTGTCTCCTCTTGTCACTGCCTTGCCACccctggggctggggtgaggggtgggggaggtccagaatgtgggagggatggagggatggttGATGGAGGGAAGTGAGGTATCCGAGGAGAGTGGGCATTAATGACCATTGTAAATGGTTCCGGTCCAGCCTGTATCACTTTCACTCCATCTAACTCCGGAAAAATTACTCAACTTCCATAAGCCTTCCCAGtctcctcatccgtaaaatggggataatgataataTCAGGAGATTCGGAGTTTATAGAAGGAAT
This DNA window, taken from Balaenoptera ricei isolate mBalRic1 chromosome 15, mBalRic1.hap2, whole genome shotgun sequence, encodes the following:
- the DEFB124 gene encoding beta-defensin 124, translating into MTQLLLLFVALLVLVHVPPGRSEFKRCWKGHGACRPYCTKYETYMHLCPDASLCCLPYGLKPLASKPENV